CGGCTTTTCCCCGGCGGTCACGACATCGTCGAGAACGACAACTTCCTGTCCGGGACCGCCCAGGTCGACGGCCGGCCGGTGACCGTGATCGGCACCACCGGCCACACGCCGATCGGGATCGAGATCGCGCTGGCCCAGGCGCAGGCGATTCTCGGGACGGTGCAGGAGCATCCGGGGCGTCCGATCCTGATCCTGGTCGACACGCAGGGCCAGCGCCTGCGTCACCGCGACGAGATGTTGGGCATCAACAGCTATATGGCCCACCTGGGCAAGTGCGTCGACCTGGCGCGCCGTGAAGGGCATGCCGTGATCGGGCTGGTGTACGACCAGGCGCTATCGGGCGGTTTCATCACCAGCGGCCTGATCGCGAGCGCCTGCTATGCGCTGCCGCAATCGACCATCCGCGTGATGGGCCTGCCGGCGATGGCGCGCATTACCAAGGTGCCCGAGGAACGCCTGACCGAGCTGGCCCGGGACAATCCGGTGTTCGCGCCCGGCCCCGAGAACTACCTGCGCATGGGCGGCCTGCACGGCATATGGGAAGACGATCTTGCCGGCCAACTGGTACAGGCGCTTGGGGAGGCCCGCGATGAAGACCGGCGCATGGCGCTGGGCCGCGAGCGCGGCGGACGCCTGCTGGCGCAGCCGGTGGCCGAAGCGGTGAGGGCAGGCGGCCATGTTCGCGCGACATGACCTGGTCTGGCTGACGAGCCGCGGCTGGCAGCAGGTGCGCGCCAGCGCGCCGCCGGCGGCGCTGGCGGCGCTCGACCGCTGGCGCGACAACGGCTGGCCGGCGGTCGTGCGGCGCGCCGAGGCCGACCTGGCGCCGAACGAGGTGGCGATCGGCTTTCCGCTGCCGCCACGACCCGAGGACGGCGGCAAGCTGAAGGTCGGCTGCCGGGTCGAGCTGTCCGACGTCAGGCGCCGCACGCGCGCCTTGCCGCTGGTCGCAGCCCTGGACGCGGTGCCGGAGCAGTGGCGCGACAGCCTGGCGCTGCTCGAAAGCCAGGCGGCCGAAGCGGGGGTCGGGCTGGCGACGTATGGCTCGGTGGCGCTGGCGGCGCTCACCGGCCAGTATTACCTGACCCCGCATTCCGACATCGACGTGCTGCTGCAGCCGACCAGCCGCCGGCAGCTGATGAAAGGGCTGGACCTGCTGGCCTGGCATGCGGGCATCCTGCCGCTCGATGGCGAAGTGGTGTTCCCGGACGGCCGCGCGGTGGCATGGAAGGAGTTGCGCGCGGCGTTCGCCGGCGCGCCCGGCACGCGCGTGCTGACCAAGGGGCTGCACCGGATTGCGCTGGTGCTGCCCGAAGAACTGATCGCGACCCTGGAGGAAGAGACGTGCCTGAATTGATTGCCCTGCAAGCGACGCCAGTGGCGCGCCGGCCTGTCACGGCGGGCGAGCATGGTTTTGCCCAGCGCATTGCGCGCCTGGCCGTGCGCAGCCTGTACGCCGAACTGGTCTTGTATCCGAAGCCGGGCCTGGTTTCGCGCGTCGACAACGGCAGCCATGCCGACATGACGGCCGCAACCTTCTTGCGCAGCATGTTCGCGCTGCGCCGCTATTTTTTGCACATCACCCGGGCCGGCATCGACGACGCGCCATTCCACGTGCTCAAGAGGCTGGGCATCGAGGCCGAGGCGCGCATGCTGCACGCGACCGCCGGCATCAACACGCACCGCGGCGCCATCTTCTGCCTCGGCATGCTGTGCGCGGCGATCGGGCGCTGCCATGTGCGGGGTGTGCGCATGACGGCGGACGCGGTGCAGGCCATGCTGCTGCAATGCTGGGCCTCCGCACTTGGCGCGCACAGCATCGATGCCGGCGCCGGCTCGAATGGCGCCCGGGCGCGGCTGGCTTACGCCGCCAGCGGTGCGCGCGAGGAGGGCGCGCGCGGTTTTCCGTCGGTGTTCGACGTCGGCCTCCCGGCGCTGCGCCGTGCGCTGGCCGCAGGACGCGGCGTGCGCGAGGCCCGCATCGATGCGCTGTTCGCGCTGATGGCCCACATCAGCGACACCAACGTCTACCACCGCGGCGGTCCTGAAGGAGCGCTGGCCGTGCGCCACCAGGCGCGCGCCTTCGTTGCGCGTGGCGGCACCGCTTGCCCGGACTGGGAGGCGCGGGCGCTGGCCTGCCACCGCGGTTTCGTCGCAAGCCGCCTGTCGCCGGGCGGCGCGGCCGACCTGTTGGGCGCGGCCTGCCTGCTGCAGGCCGTGACGGTCGCCTAGCATGGCCGGCCGGCTCGCCATCCTGTGTCCAGGGCAGGGCGCCCAGCACGCCGGCATGTTCGACCTGGCGCGCCTCGATCCTGGCGCCAGCCGCTTGCTGGACGACTGGTTCGCCGATCCGGCGCTCGGGCCGCTGCTGCACGCGTCGGTCGAGGGCGAGGCGCGCTTCGCCAACCGCATCGCCCAGCCGTCGATCGTCGCCGCTTCGTTGGCGATGTGGACGGCGCTGCGCCCGTCGTTGCCCGAGCCGGCGCTGGTGGCCGGCTACAGCATCGGCGAATTGACGGCCTATGGGGTCGCGGGCGCACTCGATGCGGGCGCCGCGGTGAATCTGGCCGTCGAGCGCGCGCGCCTGATGGATGCCTGTCTTGAAGGCGGATCGGCGCAGGCGATGGTGGCGTTGTCCGGTATGCCCAACGGGACCGTGGAAGCCCTGCTGGCCCGTTTCGGGTTTTACGCCGCGATCGTGACCGGCGACGATGCGCTGGTGGCGGGCGGTCCCGCCGCGCGAGGAGAAGCGCTGGCCGAGGCGGCGCTGGCTGCTGGCGGTCGCGCGACCTTGCTGCCGGTTGCCGTCGCCTCGCACACGCCGCTGTTACAGGGCGCCGTCGCGCCGTTCGCTGACTTGCTGGCGGGCCAGCGCTGGTCTGGTATGGCATTCCCGGTCCTGTCCGGCATCTCCGCCGAACCGGTTCACGATGCAGGAAAGGCAAGACGCGATCTGCCACGCCAGATCGCCGAACCGATCCGCTGGAAGGAATGCATGGATGCCTGCGTCGAGAACGGCGTGACGGTTGCGCTCGAGCTCGGGCCGGGCGCCGCGCTGGCGCGCATGTTGCAATCGCGCCACCCTGGCATCGCTTGCCGCTCAGTGTCCGAGTTTCGTTCGCTTGATGGGATCCACTCCTGGCTACAGAGGCAGCTCGATTAACATTCACCAAGCTGATGTCTGATATTGCTACTCAGAATTGGAAGTTCCTTTGGGTCGCCTATATAACGGTTGCATAGCAGTCGTAATCGTAGGCGTCGCCACTGTTGGCGATGCAATCCAGGAGTCGAACGTGAACAAGATCATCAATGCCCTCGTCGCTGCCGCCGGCAGCCGCGCCAAGTACGTCATGCGCAAGCAGGCCGAGGCTGCCAAGCCTTACCAGGTGGAGTACCGCTCGAACGCAGGCGGCTGGAACTGAAGTCGCGCCGCTGCTGCAATAGCAGCGAAGAAGAACGAAGGCTGGAACCGTTTTGCGGTCCAGCCTTTTTTCATGGCTTGACCCATGGCGGCCGGGGCGGCACAGGTGCTATCCTGCGCGGAACGGGCTGCGTTCGTTCAGCTCATCCATGTAGTCGTCGATTCCTCCCGCCTCACGCTCCAGGAAGCGCTCCACCGCGTCCGAGAAGGACGGATGCGCCAACCAGTGCGCCGACCAGGTCCTGGTCGGTAAAAAGCCGCGCGCCATCTTGTGTTCGCCCTGGGCGCCGCCTTCGAACGTCGATATGCCCTGTTCGATGCAGAACTCCAGCGGCTGGTAATACGCCGCCTCGAAGTGCAGGCAGGCCACGTGCTCCAGCGCCCCCCAGTAGCGGCCATACAGCGTGTCCCGGTCGTGGATCACGAGCGAGGCCGCGATCGCCCGGCCTTCCTTCTCCGCGATCACCAGCAGGATATTCTCCGGCATCGTTGCACCGATGCGCAGGAAGAAATCCAGGTTCAGATAGGGCGTCGAGTGGTGCTCGCGGTAGGTATTGCGGTAGCAGCGGTTGAACAGCACCCAGTTCTCGCGCGTGGCATCCTTGCCGCGCACCCGGCGCAGGGTGATGCCGGCGTCTAGCACCTTGCGCCGCTCGGCGCGGATGTTCTTGCGCTTCTTTTGCTCGAGCGTGGCCAGGAATTCATCGAAGCTGCGGTAGCCCTGGTTCAGCCAGTGGAACTGCACGCCGCTGCGCAGCAGGAAGCCGGCCTCGCGCAGCGACTGCGCCTCTTCTTCGGGCGGGAACAGCACGTGGGTCGACGACACCTCGGTCGCCCGCTGGGTGGCGCACAGCACCTCGACCAGCGCCGCGCGCGCCCCGGCGTCGCGTGCCAGCAGCCGTGCGCCGGCCACCGGCGTGAACGGGATCGCCGACAGCAGCTTGGGATAATAATCGAGTCCATGGCGCTGATAGGCGTCGGCCCAGGCCCAGTCGAACACATATTCGCCATACGAATGGTCTTTGACGTACAGCGGCAGGGCGGCCGCCAGTTTGTCTTCTTCATCGTACAGCAGCAGGAATTGCGGCTGCCACCCGGTCTCGGGCGAGGCGCTGCCTGACGCGTGCAGGGCGTGCAGGAAGGCATAGGACAGGAAGGGCGTCGGCGCCGGCTGGGCAAGAACCAATTCATCCCAGCTGGATTGGCCGACTTCGGACAAATCTGAAACGATATGCGTGCGATAATTCAAAATTGCTTCCATTAAGACGAAGTGCCGGACAGGACGGGCCAGGCTGAGCCAGGCGTCTGCCGTATTGCGAACGATACCACCATGAACAGCCGATTCTTCAATCTCTATTCGCACCATTTCGCCCGCGTCGCGGTGGCCAGCCCGCGCGTGCGGATCGCCGACCCGGCCTACAACGTCGAGCAGACCATCCTGCTCGCGCGCCAGGCGGCAGGGCAGGGTGCGGCGCTGGTCGCCTCCCCCGAGCTGGGCCTGTCGGCGTACACCTGCGACGACCTGTTCCACCAGCGCGCGCTGCTCGACGCCTGCCTCGAAGGCTTGAGCGCCATCGTCGAGGAATCGAAATCGCTGCCGCTGGCCATGGTCATCGGCATGCCGCTGCGGGTCAACCACATGCTGTTCAACTGCGGCGTCGTGGTCGCCAACGGCAAGGTATTGGGCGTGGTGCCAAAGAGCTTCTTGCCCAATTATGGCGAGTTTTACGAATCCCGGCAGTTCACTCCCGCGGATTGCGCGGCGGTGGACCGGATCGAACTGTTCGGCGAGCCGATTCCCTTCGGCGCCAACCTGCTGTTCGAGGTCGCCAACCTGCCGCTGCTGCGCTTCCACGTCGAGATCTGCGAGGACGTCTGGGTGCCCGTGCCGCCATCCTCGTTCGCGGCGATGGCCGGCGCCACGGTGCTGGTCAACCTGTCGGCCTCGAACGTCGTGGTGGGCAAGAGCGGCTACCGCCACCAGCTGGTCGGCCAGCAGTCGGCGCGCTGCATGGCGGCCTACCTGTACACCTCGGCCGGCCGCGGCGAATCGACCACCGACATGGCCTGGGACGGCCAGTCGCTGATCTACGAGAAGGGCGAGCTGCTGGCCGAGTCCGAGCGCTTCAGCGACGACTCGCACATCATCTATGCCGACGTCGACCTGGATCGCCTGTCGACCGAGCGCATGAAGGCGACCACCTTCGCGCAATCGGTGCGGCGTCATGCGAACGAAGTATCGAACTTCCGTGTCATCGGCTTCGAGCTCGATCTCCCGCTGGAGCGCACGCTGCCGTTGGAACGGGCAATCGAGCGCTTCCCCTACGTGCCGGCTGACCGCGCGCGGCGCGACGAACGCTGCACCGAGGTCTACAACATCCAGGTCCAGGCCCTGATCCAGCGCCTGTCCTCGAGCGGCATCCAGAAGGTGGTGATCGGGGTTTCGGGCGGCCTCGATTCGACCCATGCGCTGCTGGTGTGCGCCAAGGCCATGGACCGTCTCGGCCTGCCGCGCACCAACATCCTGGCCTATACGATGCCGGGCTTCGCCACCAGCGGCCGCACACTGAAGCAGGCGCGCGACCTGATGGCGGCGGTCGGCTGCAGCGCGCAAGAGATCGACATCCGGCCGAGCTGCATCCAGATGCTGAAGGACCTCGGCCACCCGTACGCCGAAGGCAAGCCTGAGTACGACATCACGTTCGAGAACGTGCAGGCGGGCGAGCGCACCAACCACCTGTTCCGGCTGGCGAACTTCCATAACGGGATCGTGATCGGCACCGGCGACCTGTCCGAGCTGGCGCTGGGCTGGTGCACCTATGGCGTGGGCGACCATATGTCGCACTACAACGTGAACGCCAGCGTGCCCAAGACCCTGATTTCCTACCTGGTGCGCTGGGTCGCCGAGACCGGCGCGGTGGTCGGCGGCCAGGCCCAGGTGCTGCTCGACATCCTCGATACCGAGATCAGCCCCGAGCTGGTGCCAGGAGGAGAGAATGACGACAAACCCGCCCAGAGCACGCAGGACAGGATCGGCCCCTACGAGCTGCAGGACTTCAATCTATTCTACACGCTGCGCTATGGCTACAAGCCGAGCAAGACCGCCTTCCTCGCGTATTCGGCCTGGCAGGACCGCGAGCTTGGGCGCTGGCCCGAGGAGCTGGGCACGCGCAACCAGTATGACCTGGGCGCCATCAAGCGCAACCTGTCGATCTTCCTGTTCCGCTTCTTCAAGACCAGCCAGTTCAAGCGCTCCTGCGTGCCCAACGGACCGAAGGTCGGCAATGGCGGCTCGCTGTCGCCGCGCGGCGACTGGCGCGCGCCGTCCGACTCCGAAGCAACCGTGTGGCTCGACGACCTGGCGAACATCCCCGATTAACTCTGGTATATGAAAGGACCAACACCATGAAACAGATTACCTGCGTGATCAAGCCGTTCAAGCTCGACGAAGTGCGTGAAGCGCTGGCCGAGGTGAACGTGACCGGCCTGACCGTCACTGAAGTGAAGGGCTTCGGCCGCCAGAAGGGCCACACCGAGCTGTATCGCGGCGCCGAGTACGTGGTCGACTTCCTGCCGAAGGTGAAGATCGAGGTGGTGGTGGACGATTCGATGGCCGAGCAGGTAGTCGACGCCATCATCAAGGCCGCGCGTACCGGCAAGATCGGCGACGGCAAGATCTTCGTGCAGAACGTGGAACAGGTGATTCGTATCCGTACCGGCGAGACCGGCGCGGACGCGGTGTGAGTGATGCAGGCGACCTTTCCGCGGCAGGATGGAGCGGTCGCCTACTTCGCGGCAGTGGGATTTTGTCGGGAGTGCATGGCCGCTCCCTGCCGCTTCTTACGAACGGCGTCGAAAAAATCCCGTTCCAGGCCAGGACGATTCGGTTCCGGTCCTTGATGTAGACGTAAGCGCAACTCAGCTCCACGACGGTGACAGGATTCGGCAGGCGTAGCTGATTATTGCTTACGCGTGCGTTCTCTCTGAGCTCGATATTCGTTTCCACGCGCTCGGCAAGGAAATTC
This portion of the Telluria beijingensis genome encodes:
- a CDS encoding P-II family nitrogen regulator produces the protein MKQITCVIKPFKLDEVREALAEVNVTGLTVTEVKGFGRQKGHTELYRGAEYVVDFLPKVKIEVVVDDSMAEQVVDAIIKAARTGKIGDGKIFVQNVEQVIRIRTGETGADAV
- a CDS encoding biotin-independent malonate decarboxylase subunit gamma: MDWQLLATRLFPGGHDIVENDNFLSGTAQVDGRPVTVIGTTGHTPIGIEIALAQAQAILGTVQEHPGRPILILVDTQGQRLRHRDEMLGINSYMAHLGKCVDLARREGHAVIGLVYDQALSGGFITSGLIASACYALPQSTIRVMGLPAMARITKVPEERLTELARDNPVFAPGPENYLRMGGLHGIWEDDLAGQLVQALGEARDEDRRMALGRERGGRLLAQPVAEAVRAGGHVRAT
- a CDS encoding NAD(+) synthase → MNSRFFNLYSHHFARVAVASPRVRIADPAYNVEQTILLARQAAGQGAALVASPELGLSAYTCDDLFHQRALLDACLEGLSAIVEESKSLPLAMVIGMPLRVNHMLFNCGVVVANGKVLGVVPKSFLPNYGEFYESRQFTPADCAAVDRIELFGEPIPFGANLLFEVANLPLLRFHVEICEDVWVPVPPSSFAAMAGATVLVNLSASNVVVGKSGYRHQLVGQQSARCMAAYLYTSAGRGESTTDMAWDGQSLIYEKGELLAESERFSDDSHIIYADVDLDRLSTERMKATTFAQSVRRHANEVSNFRVIGFELDLPLERTLPLERAIERFPYVPADRARRDERCTEVYNIQVQALIQRLSSSGIQKVVIGVSGGLDSTHALLVCAKAMDRLGLPRTNILAYTMPGFATSGRTLKQARDLMAAVGCSAQEIDIRPSCIQMLKDLGHPYAEGKPEYDITFENVQAGERTNHLFRLANFHNGIVIGTGDLSELALGWCTYGVGDHMSHYNVNASVPKTLISYLVRWVAETGAVVGGQAQVLLDILDTEISPELVPGGENDDKPAQSTQDRIGPYELQDFNLFYTLRYGYKPSKTAFLAYSAWQDRELGRWPEELGTRNQYDLGAIKRNLSIFLFRFFKTSQFKRSCVPNGPKVGNGGSLSPRGDWRAPSDSEATVWLDDLANIPD
- the mdcB gene encoding triphosphoribosyl-dephospho-CoA synthase MdcB — encoded protein: MPELIALQATPVARRPVTAGEHGFAQRIARLAVRSLYAELVLYPKPGLVSRVDNGSHADMTAATFLRSMFALRRYFLHITRAGIDDAPFHVLKRLGIEAEARMLHATAGINTHRGAIFCLGMLCAAIGRCHVRGVRMTADAVQAMLLQCWASALGAHSIDAGAGSNGARARLAYAASGAREEGARGFPSVFDVGLPALRRALAAGRGVREARIDALFALMAHISDTNVYHRGGPEGALAVRHQARAFVARGGTACPDWEARALACHRGFVASRLSPGGAADLLGAACLLQAVTVA
- the mdcG gene encoding malonate decarboxylase holo-[acyl-carrier-protein] synthase, with the translated sequence MFARHDLVWLTSRGWQQVRASAPPAALAALDRWRDNGWPAVVRRAEADLAPNEVAIGFPLPPRPEDGGKLKVGCRVELSDVRRRTRALPLVAALDAVPEQWRDSLALLESQAAEAGVGLATYGSVALAALTGQYYLTPHSDIDVLLQPTSRRQLMKGLDLLAWHAGILPLDGEVVFPDGRAVAWKELRAAFAGAPGTRVLTKGLHRIALVLPEELIATLEEETCLN
- a CDS encoding GNAT family N-acetyltransferase encodes the protein MEAILNYRTHIVSDLSEVGQSSWDELVLAQPAPTPFLSYAFLHALHASGSASPETGWQPQFLLLYDEEDKLAAALPLYVKDHSYGEYVFDWAWADAYQRHGLDYYPKLLSAIPFTPVAGARLLARDAGARAALVEVLCATQRATEVSSTHVLFPPEEEAQSLREAGFLLRSGVQFHWLNQGYRSFDEFLATLEQKKRKNIRAERRKVLDAGITLRRVRGKDATRENWVLFNRCYRNTYREHHSTPYLNLDFFLRIGATMPENILLVIAEKEGRAIAASLVIHDRDTLYGRYWGALEHVACLHFEAAYYQPLEFCIEQGISTFEGGAQGEHKMARGFLPTRTWSAHWLAHPSFSDAVERFLEREAGGIDDYMDELNERSPFRAG
- a CDS encoding ACP S-malonyltransferase; translated protein: MAGRLAILCPGQGAQHAGMFDLARLDPGASRLLDDWFADPALGPLLHASVEGEARFANRIAQPSIVAASLAMWTALRPSLPEPALVAGYSIGELTAYGVAGALDAGAAVNLAVERARLMDACLEGGSAQAMVALSGMPNGTVEALLARFGFYAAIVTGDDALVAGGPAARGEALAEAALAAGGRATLLPVAVASHTPLLQGAVAPFADLLAGQRWSGMAFPVLSGISAEPVHDAGKARRDLPRQIAEPIRWKECMDACVENGVTVALELGPGAALARMLQSRHPGIACRSVSEFRSLDGIHSWLQRQLD